A region from the Actinoplanes sp. OR16 genome encodes:
- a CDS encoding SseB family protein has protein sequence MSEWEPATDAEIAMRDALRTDDQESYFRILAGVDLLLPVSADALAGLAPLGWGTWSTGGRTHVLAFTSQAALKSCLADYSGSARRVPYAELANTWPNLEWWLAVNPGLPIEGYLPAWFVAQLARGDLRLPTRGPGRDAQGGTSKIQELGAAALAASRGGEAPAGGPAYPAAASPASSPSSSSPSSSPAPVAAALGAGPGSAGPGASGFVAPSVAPIPPVGSPGGAAGSPSGPGGLPVRTPGTTAPGGAAPVSAPAGPLGQPVSSSPAPAPLAPPVPPAPASTPGGLPVRTPGTAAPGGTPAGYQPPPPAATPAAYQQPSAATPAAATPGAFQQPSASTPAAYQPPAAVPAAYQPPAATPAAYQAPAVPAPSAYQVPAVPAPGTYQQPPAASSAAAAFPSAAAAFPSAAGSPSLAGPAGTPSSPGSPSSSGSAGLQSPPGSPSLSGSAGLQPSSGVPSSSGVPSSGVPSSGAPSLTGPAGLQPPAVAGGSAAGPAVGGPTPGAGIATPGWDKAGMPFNPEEDPRGPLQDLKAPLPVRTPMANTPPVPEHVAPYDPAETPFAPSWSGQRPPGAPVSAAPISATPASAAPHPSSQASGIPASGIPASGIPASGIPASGGQAFGAPAGGAPAMGAPLSAAPASAAPLSGAGSALPRRQPGQSAGSSQGGAAAAFTSFPGFAPAGAGPATPAPAAPAFPQGPASPLAAAAQTGTGSPSLPGTEGAANPLPRRQVTPPSERPASMAAAAQALGSGRQPGEQAAAGADRFGPSGPPPSIQPPSVQSAAAQPAQGQAAQGQPGVGQQGFGQLSAPASPALAPPVIPGPPNARQGLSSGYTPASFATPTPAPYSAPPAPQIPGMPPQGSPASAYATTGYGNAHTTQVIPVTPAAYGNTSPAASNLGVTGSATGGQAPQDNPDAVEFVPANDVERDLQDAADAGNTDVFLSTLLLANVLVPVASHSRPGSSPGESGFAFLPEDVDGERFLIVFTSKDRLSDHFGEPTRTVGVRFYELIRNWPDPSWSFAVNPGTPVGAKYPGAQIIQLANWATEAGLGADPVEGPAAEDAVSPVPAPEPASDEAQSATVMQKTISAEQVDYYLDRGYDRVAGFVHRASEVEHLRTPAELFGALGLYYEASPFQPDAKEAFVLRWPAYRPSLYRIPYGGQNEQALRAMDGWVIERPPFRGNGFAPGEGRDVIAEFKVDSVRLPHGAQLWQIDADGNERMLAIFDADAPLWRRVGEQ, from the coding sequence GTGTCCGAGTGGGAACCGGCTACGGACGCCGAGATCGCGATGCGCGATGCGTTGCGCACCGACGACCAGGAGTCCTACTTCCGTATTCTCGCCGGTGTCGACCTCCTGTTACCAGTCTCCGCCGACGCGCTCGCGGGTCTGGCGCCGCTGGGCTGGGGGACGTGGAGCACCGGTGGGCGTACGCATGTGCTCGCCTTCACCTCCCAGGCCGCACTGAAGTCGTGCCTCGCTGACTACAGCGGCTCCGCGCGCCGCGTGCCCTACGCGGAGCTCGCCAACACCTGGCCCAACCTCGAGTGGTGGCTCGCCGTCAATCCCGGCCTGCCGATCGAGGGATACCTTCCGGCCTGGTTCGTGGCCCAGCTGGCCCGCGGCGACCTGCGCCTGCCCACGCGCGGCCCGGGCCGCGACGCTCAGGGCGGCACCTCCAAGATCCAGGAGCTGGGGGCGGCCGCGCTGGCCGCCAGCCGTGGCGGTGAGGCGCCCGCTGGTGGGCCGGCCTATCCGGCTGCCGCTTCCCCTGCGTCTTCGCCGTCTTCTTCGTCGCCTTCTTCTTCGCCGGCGCCGGTCGCTGCGGCGCTCGGTGCTGGTCCTGGTTCTGCCGGCCCCGGCGCTTCGGGCTTTGTAGCGCCTTCCGTGGCTCCGATTCCGCCGGTCGGTTCGCCCGGTGGTGCCGCCGGTTCGCCTAGTGGGCCTGGTGGTCTGCCGGTGCGGACGCCGGGGACTACCGCTCCTGGTGGCGCCGCCCCGGTGAGTGCGCCGGCGGGTCCGCTCGGCCAGCCGGTTTCCTCTTCGCCGGCGCCTGCCCCGCTCGCTCCGCCTGTCCCGCCCGCGCCTGCTTCGACGCCGGGTGGTCTGCCGGTCCGGACTCCGGGCACGGCCGCGCCCGGCGGCACTCCCGCCGGCTACCAGCCGCCGCCGCCCGCTGCCACGCCGGCGGCATACCAGCAGCCGTCCGCTGCCACGCCGGCCGCTGCCACGCCGGGCGCGTTCCAGCAGCCGTCCGCTTCCACGCCGGCCGCGTATCAACCGCCTGCTGCGGTCCCGGCCGCGTATCAACCGCCCGCTGCCACCCCGGCCGCCTACCAGGCGCCGGCCGTGCCCGCTCCTTCTGCCTATCAGGTGCCGGCGGTGCCCGCGCCCGGCACCTACCAGCAGCCGCCCGCCGCTTCCTCGGCCGCTGCTGCCTTCCCGTCAGCCGCTGCTGCTTTCCCGTCGGCTGCCGGTTCGCCGTCGCTCGCCGGTCCGGCCGGCACGCCTTCCTCGCCCGGTTCGCCGTCTTCGTCCGGGTCTGCTGGTCTTCAGTCGCCGCCCGGATCGCCGTCTTTGTCCGGGTCGGCTGGTCTTCAGCCGTCGTCTGGGGTGCCGTCGTCGTCTGGGGTGCCGTCGTCTGGAGTGCCGTCGTCTGGGGCGCCCTCGTTGACCGGTCCGGCCGGGTTGCAGCCGCCGGCTGTGGCTGGTGGGTCGGCGGCCGGTCCTGCTGTCGGTGGGCCTACGCCGGGAGCGGGGATCGCTACGCCGGGGTGGGACAAGGCAGGGATGCCGTTCAACCCGGAAGAGGATCCGCGCGGGCCGTTGCAGGACCTGAAGGCGCCGCTGCCCGTCCGTACGCCGATGGCCAACACGCCGCCGGTCCCGGAACACGTGGCGCCCTACGACCCGGCGGAGACCCCGTTCGCGCCGAGCTGGTCCGGACAGCGCCCGCCCGGCGCCCCGGTCTCGGCCGCGCCGATCTCCGCCACCCCGGCCTCAGCCGCTCCTCACCCGAGTAGCCAGGCTTCAGGCATCCCGGCTTCAGGCATCCCGGCTTCAGGCATCCCGGCTTCAGGCATTCCGGCTTCGGGTGGACAGGCCTTCGGCGCGCCCGCTGGCGGTGCTCCGGCCATGGGCGCTCCGCTTTCCGCCGCTCCTGCTTCGGCTGCGCCTCTCTCCGGCGCCGGTTCGGCTCTGCCGCGGCGTCAGCCCGGGCAGTCCGCCGGTTCGTCTCAGGGTGGTGCCGCGGCGGCCTTCACCAGCTTCCCGGGTTTCGCGCCGGCTGGTGCGGGACCGGCGACGCCCGCGCCCGCAGCACCCGCCTTCCCGCAAGGTCCGGCGTCTCCGCTGGCAGCCGCCGCGCAGACAGGAACGGGCTCGCCGAGCCTCCCGGGAACGGAGGGAGCGGCGAATCCGCTTCCCAGGCGGCAGGTGACCCCTCCGTCGGAGCGGCCGGCGTCGATGGCGGCTGCCGCTCAAGCTCTCGGTTCTGGTCGGCAGCCCGGTGAGCAGGCTGCGGCCGGCGCTGACCGGTTCGGGCCGTCCGGACCGCCGCCGTCCATCCAGCCGCCCTCGGTGCAGTCGGCCGCCGCGCAGCCGGCTCAGGGTCAGGCGGCTCAGGGACAGCCGGGTGTCGGGCAGCAGGGATTCGGGCAGCTGAGCGCACCGGCCAGTCCGGCCCTTGCGCCGCCTGTCATTCCGGGCCCGCCGAACGCCCGGCAGGGGCTGTCGTCCGGCTACACGCCGGCGTCGTTCGCTACGCCGACTCCGGCGCCCTACTCGGCCCCGCCCGCTCCGCAGATTCCCGGTATGCCGCCGCAGGGCAGCCCGGCTTCGGCGTACGCGACGACCGGGTACGGGAACGCCCACACGACCCAGGTCATCCCGGTGACGCCGGCGGCGTACGGAAACACCAGCCCGGCAGCGTCGAACCTCGGCGTGACCGGCTCGGCGACCGGTGGGCAGGCGCCGCAGGACAACCCGGACGCTGTCGAGTTCGTGCCCGCTAACGACGTCGAACGGGACCTGCAGGACGCCGCCGACGCCGGGAACACCGACGTGTTCCTGTCGACGCTGCTGCTGGCGAACGTGCTGGTGCCGGTCGCGAGCCATTCCCGTCCGGGCAGTTCGCCGGGCGAGTCGGGCTTCGCGTTCCTGCCCGAGGACGTCGACGGTGAGCGGTTCCTGATCGTCTTCACCAGCAAGGACCGGCTTTCGGATCATTTCGGCGAGCCCACTCGTACGGTCGGGGTCCGCTTCTACGAACTGATCCGCAATTGGCCCGACCCGTCCTGGTCGTTCGCGGTGAACCCGGGCACGCCGGTCGGCGCGAAGTACCCGGGCGCCCAGATCATCCAGCTCGCGAACTGGGCCACCGAGGCCGGACTGGGCGCGGACCCGGTCGAGGGGCCCGCCGCCGAGGACGCGGTCAGCCCGGTGCCGGCGCCGGAACCGGCGAGTGACGAGGCGCAGTCCGCCACCGTCATGCAGAAGACGATCTCGGCCGAGCAGGTCGACTACTACCTGGATCGTGGATACGACCGGGTGGCCGGTTTCGTGCACCGCGCGTCCGAGGTCGAGCACCTGCGTACCCCGGCGGAGCTGTTCGGCGCGCTCGGTCTCTACTACGAGGCCTCGCCGTTCCAGCCGGATGCCAAGGAGGCGTTCGTGCTGCGCTGGCCGGCGTACCGGCCCAGCCTGTACCGGATCCCCTACGGCGGGCAGAACGAGCAGGCGCTGCGGGCCATGGACGGCTGGGTGATCGAGCGCCCGCCGTTCCGCGGCAACGGTTTCGCGCCCGGCGAGGGCCGGGACGTCATCGCCGAGTTCAAGGTGGACAGTGTCCGGCTGCCGCACGGCGCGCAGCTGTGGCAGATCGACGCGGACGGCAACGAGCGGATGCTGGCGATCTTCGACGCGGATGCTCCGCTGTGGCGCCGGGTGGGTGAGCAGTGA
- a CDS encoding alpha/beta fold hydrolase: MDESFVLAEGPWSHRFVGANGSRFHVAEVGTGPLVLFLHGFPEFWWAWNDIMIRVADAGYRAAAIDLRGYGASDKPPRGYDGYTMAADVTGLIRALGERSATVVGAGAGGMVGWAAASFHPKLVNRLVVLGAAHPLRLRAALFADPRGQLNASSAVLRFQVPRFEHVLTRDDAALVGELMTKWSSPKFAVTDEFGDYAYRCRQAMQIPQAAFCALEAYRWVARSALRLQGYRFVKLMQRPSSVPTLQLHGALDTAVLPRTAQGSGRYVTAPYEWRLIPETGHFLHREAPDVVTGEILRWLKTPS, translated from the coding sequence ATGGACGAGTCGTTCGTACTGGCGGAGGGGCCGTGGAGCCATCGCTTCGTCGGCGCCAACGGCAGCCGCTTCCACGTCGCCGAGGTCGGCACCGGGCCGCTCGTGCTCTTCCTGCACGGCTTCCCCGAGTTCTGGTGGGCCTGGAACGACATCATGATCCGGGTGGCCGACGCGGGCTACCGGGCGGCCGCCATCGACCTCCGGGGATACGGCGCCAGCGACAAGCCACCCCGGGGATACGACGGCTACACGATGGCCGCCGACGTCACCGGCCTGATCCGGGCTCTCGGTGAGCGCTCGGCCACCGTCGTCGGGGCCGGCGCCGGCGGCATGGTCGGCTGGGCGGCCGCGTCCTTCCATCCCAAACTGGTCAACCGGCTCGTCGTCCTCGGCGCCGCGCACCCGCTGCGCCTGCGGGCGGCCCTCTTCGCCGACCCGCGCGGCCAGCTCAACGCCTCATCGGCCGTGCTGCGCTTCCAGGTGCCGCGTTTCGAACACGTCCTGACCCGCGACGACGCCGCGCTGGTCGGCGAGCTGATGACCAAGTGGAGCAGCCCGAAGTTCGCTGTCACCGACGAGTTCGGCGATTACGCGTACCGCTGCCGCCAAGCCATGCAGATCCCGCAGGCCGCCTTCTGCGCCCTGGAGGCCTACCGCTGGGTGGCGCGCAGCGCGCTGCGACTACAGGGATACCGGTTCGTGAAGCTGATGCAGCGCCCGTCGAGCGTGCCCACGCTGCAACTGCACGGCGCGCTCGACACCGCTGTGCTACCGAGGACGGCGCAGGGCTCCGGCCGGTACGTGACCGCGCCGTACGAATGGCGCCTCATCCCGGAGACCGGCCACTTCCTGCACCGCGAAGCCCCCGACGTCGTGACCGGCGAAATCCTCCGCTGGTTGAAGACGCCGAGCTAG
- a CDS encoding FixH family protein, protein MTMGKEKWRLPAEMRHGKKPARKGRPRRSQPKPFRQGLILGICIGMTAALVIGVVGFLATRPRTAEPVASSPPAAAEQNNAAEPAAAISITSEHLGDLQVRIEARVSAPGSYDPITKGQVVAYTDMVAMPMAHKNGPIVMAEMSGRQGVYEAVTNVPMAGEYNIIVEVKQPMASTANQRLDVGTVTAK, encoded by the coding sequence ATGACCATGGGCAAGGAGAAGTGGCGTCTGCCCGCCGAGATGCGGCACGGCAAGAAACCGGCCCGCAAGGGGAGGCCGCGGCGCTCGCAGCCGAAGCCGTTCCGGCAGGGCCTGATCCTGGGCATCTGCATCGGGATGACCGCCGCGCTGGTGATCGGCGTGGTGGGCTTCCTCGCCACCCGGCCGCGCACCGCCGAACCGGTCGCCTCTTCACCGCCGGCCGCTGCGGAGCAGAACAACGCCGCGGAGCCGGCGGCCGCCATCTCGATCACCAGTGAGCACCTGGGCGACCTCCAGGTGCGGATCGAGGCGAGGGTCAGTGCCCCGGGCAGCTATGACCCGATCACCAAGGGGCAGGTCGTCGCGTACACCGACATGGTGGCCATGCCGATGGCGCACAAGAACGGCCCGATCGTGATGGCCGAGATGTCCGGACGACAGGGCGTCTATGAAGCGGTCACGAACGTGCCGATGGCCGGCGAATACAACATCATCGTCGAGGTGAAACAGCCGATGGCGTCCACTGCGAACCAGCGGCTGGACGTCGGCACCGTGACGGCGAAGTGA